One Triticum dicoccoides isolate Atlit2015 ecotype Zavitan chromosome 4B, WEW_v2.0, whole genome shotgun sequence genomic window carries:
- the LOC119290689 gene encoding mitochondrial import receptor subunit TOM40-1-like → MGSAASAASDAAPPPPSPAQPHGALPPYGAGLAGILPQKPDGDDKKEEKVDYLNLPCPVPYEEIQREALMSLKPELFEGLRFDFTKMLTQKFALSHSVLMGSLEVPSQSADVIKVPTSQYEFGANFLDPKLMLIGRLMTDGRLNARVKCDLTENLALKINAQLTSEPHYSQGMFNFDYKGTDYRAQFQIGNNAFYGANYIQSVTPNLSMGTEIFWLGQQRKSGIGFNSRYNTDKMVGTLQVASTGIVALSYVQKVSEKVSLATDFMYNHMSRDVTSSVGYDYILRQCRLRGKVDSNGVVAAYLEERLNMGVNFLLSAEIDHPKKNYKFGFGMTVGE, encoded by the exons ATGggatccgccgcctccgccgcctccgacgCAGCGCCGCCACCGCCTTCTCCAGCGCAACCACACGGGGCCCTGCCGCCGTATGGGGCTGGGCTCGCCGGCATCCTCCCTCAGAAGCCGGATGGGGATGATAAGAAGGAGGAGAAGGTGGACTACCTCAACCTCCCCTGCCCCGTGCCGTACGAGGAGATCCAGCGCGAGGCCctca TGTCTCTGAAGCCTGAACTTTTTGAAGGTTTGAGGTTTGACTTCACAAAGATGTTAACCCAGAAGTTCGCTCTTAGCCATAG TGTCCTTATGGGCTCCCTGGAAGTTCCGTCTCAGTCAGCTGATGTTATAAAAGTCCCAACATCACAGTATGAATTTGGTGCCAATTTTTTAGATCCAAAG TTAATGCTTATCGGAAGGTTGATGACTGATGGAAGGCTGAATGCTCGTGTGAAATGTGATCTGACAGAGAATCTCGCGCTGAAAATAAATGCGCAG CTTACTAGTGAGCCTCATTACTCTCAAGGGATGTTCAACTTTGACTACAAG gGCACCGACTATCGAGCACAGTTTCAAATTGGAAACAATGCGTTCTATGGGGCAAATTATATCCAG AGTGTTACGCCAAATTTGTCGATGGGAACAGAGATATTCTGGCTTGGTCAGCAAAGGAAGTCAGGAATTGGATTTAATTCTCGCTACAATACAGATAAGATG GTGGGTACTCTACAGGTTGCTAGCACTGGTATTGTTGCGTTAAGTTATGTCCAGAAAGTTTCTGAAAAG GTGTCTCTTGCTACTGACTTTATGTATAACCACATGTCCAGAGATGTGACTTCCAGCGTTGGTTACGATTATATCCTTAGGCAG TGTCGTCTAAGGGGCAAAGTTGACTCAAATGGTGTCGTTGCTGCATACTTGGAGGAGAGATTGAACATGGGTGTCAACTTTCTTCTGTCTGCAGAG ATTGACCATCCGAAGAAGAACTACAAGTTTGGTTTTGGAATGACTGTAGGAGAGTAG